Within the Gossypium raimondii isolate GPD5lz chromosome 12, ASM2569854v1, whole genome shotgun sequence genome, the region aaattcttcatctttcctcccatttatattatcattttattattaaaatattataaaaatatattatttaattaaataaaatattcaaaatatctCTCATATCACCATTACacccaataattatttttttactaaatgatcattttacctttcatgtttcttcaaaatttcattGTTAGTCACTACTtacttttgataattttgtgatttagtccctcttaTTTctccacttattcaatttggtccctacatGCAAATTCCACATCGTAATAAATTGGGTTATTTTTACTCTTGTTCCTTTAACTTTCTCATTTTACACTTCGACCccttatatttttgaatatctactcttgggccacaaaattttcacatatttacgatttagtcattgcTTTAGGCTAACATGTCTCAACATActtcttaatttaaaattttctttagcATTTATTAACCTTCTCCTTTATCATCTTTATATCTCCCCTTCATTTGACTGGAAATCAATTATACTCTATTTAATTTAACactacttttataatatatcgATTTTTTTGGGTGTTACAGACTGGTTGAGTTGGTGTAATCTATCAACCGAGTCTCAATTCAGTTGAGCAATTATCACAAACCCTTTTTTTTAGGTAAAATCAGAaacattattataataacttaaattatgtaaaattttaaaaattgaaggatttggacccaaaataataaaaatttaatataggaACTTAATCATTTCAACCAAAGATTCAATTGCCTTTTAAGATTAATTttctataaactaaaatttttcacTCACAATTTCATAAGCTGAAAtacataaataagaaaattagatCATCCTAATTGATGAGAAAAACTTTGAGAGCTGTATGAACAATTTTATAACATTCAATAAATAATGCATGGGGAACTGTAAAAGCCCGATTCCAgcattttcaatatattttctctctaattcaaatatagttgaaatttttattctataaccaaatttgacatttttcatttatccttaaattatattttaaaaaagaaatagaatatatggaacaaataattataaaaatctaaaaataaatataaatgtgtgtcaaaatttcaattcgGTTTgtgaagttgaaaattttcattgttcATGTGTTAAATAAACAttcattttagaagaaaatattttctcttatcttaacaaaaacgaaaaaagaaggaatgactgtaaataaacaaaatatgttagaatttcaattcaatgtttattgtaaatgaaaaaattatgcTTGGGGTGAGAGAGGCTCGAACTCTCGACCTCAGGATTACTCAGAAAGCTATGAGACCTACGCGCTAGCCAACTGCGCCACCACCCCTAACGTGTCGAAGGATGTattgttatatataataaatccgCTAGAAACTGTAAGTTTCACAGGAAAAATATTTCGAGAATTTTGAAAATCCTATGAACATTACCGAAATTTACAACAGTTTCTAATCTtatctcatacatatatataatatatcaatgtATACATATTATAAGTTGGGTAATTAGTTACTCAActtctaaaaattttcattttaaacaccTAAAATAAGCATGTAAAATGGTAACTCACgttatatgatttattttaacatgAAAAGTTTGATTTAGTCTACATACTAACAGCAAAGCTTcagcaacaaaagaaaaattgaacatGAAGCTTAATTGAGCTACTAAGTAGGCGAAACTAAAaactatttcaaattaaattgtaatttttatgatagtaaaaatataatttcacaattttaatagcttatatctttatgattaaattaaatttttatatttttaaaggagtcaaaatataattttatctttattaatttaaaattttaaaaattataaaagacctaaatgaaaaattttctattttagggaaATCCGAACCTCCACCCAACCTCTTAATTTTGCCCCTGCTACCAAGCTTAACCACTAACCGAAATAGTTACACAAGTAGAAACAAACTTACAACTAACTGATCAAGCTAACATTTAATACATGTTTAAAACAGCAAACTCATGAAGTAATACTTGAGCTGATACAATCTTTAATGTTCACCCAACTGAGTAATTTTCAGAAACCTGTTAACAACTCAAAGCTTGGATCGAAGTTTGAAGAAAGGAGGTTACAAAGGTTTGGTGAAGACATTTACTATTTGATCATGTGTTCATACAGGGCCAACAATTAAATTACCAGCTACAACTTTCTCTCTCACAATcaactattattaaataaaaaaattaatcaaaatttacaatcagaaaattaaattgtaatttttgcgatagtaaaaatgtaatttttaaagagttaaatcaaaattttattatttttaggggggcaaagtataattttacctttactaatttaaaattttaaaaattttaaaaagccgaaatgaaaatttttctattttaaggggGTCGAGCCCACTGTCATCCCCCCTAGCTATGATACTAATTGTTAGGTCTGAAAATACTAAGAAGGTGGGAGAATCAggattttgaaaacttttacaaacttttttagtttaaaagaaatgaaaaaagcTTGGACAAATCGATTTACAATCCCTATTTTTCTCTTAAGACTGAGATAGAAACTTTTGCATAGTTTTTATAGCTTAACTAAAACCCTTTTGCTTTTACAAACGCTCAACTAGAAAGCtcttaatcattttttaagattttctaCCAAAAATCCTTAAGTACATCATTAAttacaaagagaaaaaaataaacaaaccaatTATCAACCTCTAATAAGCGAGTGTTTGCAAAGTTAAGCTCACTAATACAATGAAACGagaataacaaaatatattataataagcTGCAAGAGATATATGTACAAGAGAAAAAGcagaaataaataattgaatagtTTTCTCTTGTTTTGATTGCTTGGATATTGATCTTTTCTAAATTGTAGTGCCTTTGACTTGTATTTTTATCAAGAACTCAAATCTAGctatttattttagattgaaAAAGTGACCTTGCAGCccaaatatcgatacctacaaagcaagtatcgatacttgctATAAAATTAGTCGTTATAAAAGCATGTATTCATGCATCGATACCTAACCTTCCATTTTGGTTTTGAGGCTACTGACTTGCAATGTATTGATACCTAGACCTTTGGTATCAATACTTAGTTATCAAAATGCCTTAAAATCAACTTAAACGCCTTGGGACACTTCAGTATTAACTCAAAAACATTTGGtacaaaatttaatgaaattttcaacaataatttcactaaatgacttagtaataaaataagtaaattttatcttaaatattattatatcaaaatcttGAAACATCAAAGCTAACAAATATAtgtctaattaattttttatatatattttaacttttacattttgactattttacaacacattttaaaaatagttttatatgatatgtgatttcaatattttaatttatttatcttatgacttataaacttaaaagtatattttattaagatgataaaaagtgaataaattaatataattttaaaactttaaataattcaataagatattttttcaattatttaatattaaaatttattttatcattaaatcttttaaattattttaaagtaaaagtaATTCAAAATCAtacacatttcttttattttcacttaataataatttataatttataattaaaaattaaaaatatatttttatattttatttttatattaagtcatattttagtggttaaattttgctattagttaACAGAGTAATTTGACGcgccaaacatattatcatacgTGTAATGTCATGTCTGATTGTTCTTTTCACATATAACTCACTTGAAATCCAGTTAATAGAGTAAAGACTATCATTTGTGTCAAGACTGAAATctcaaaattcgaaaagtaaaaggacttaGAATCATTCAATTGGAGAATATGGATTAAATCTACAACTGTACGCATAGTACAGGACTAGCAATTTAATTTAaccaaatgaatttaatatatactATTTGGGTTAGgactaaattttcaaagtttaaaaagtacaaggattatagcaaaatttaacctatTCGAAAAGTACAAatactaaaattgatcaaattaaaatataggattaaatccacaactttcctaaagtacagggactataGCAAAATTGAacctattttaaatattttatcatacttaacttaaaattaacaatatttataatatcttttgttatactaaaaatatttaaaaatataagataataattttattttatttaaataatttaaattacatttttagtttttaattttaattaaataaaataaacgtgtaaatatatattatataaataaaactaaccCATGTCatgtttagtatatatatacaagatATACAAATTTCTAATGTCACATACATGATATGTAATTTTGcctgtttaattttttaatttatttttaaaataatgtattgcaattagtgtaaaataatatttattaaaattattgaaaataattaaaatatattaacttatttactaattcaaatattataataaattcaaatcataattaaagCATGTTTACTATATTCAATgtataatatagttttacttcatataattaatacagaataaaattattcaaaataataaataattaaaatatatcaactatttttatcatttaaatatagTGCTAATAAAAAATCCTATTCATTATTAAAACATTGTACAAActataaaaattgtaatattgtaaattaaattatttcctatttaatttttattgttttcttttttaatagtcaataaatttactataataattgatagataaatataattgcAATATATTAGATGATgtaaatgaattatttataaaattttatataagaaataataattaaaattttctatttaaaactacagcaatataaattttcttttattctatttGTTGATGGgaacataataatttttatttattatatataaattcatttaataaaagtttttaatagaatcaaaattcttatttataagtataataaatttctttatgaaataaatttctttatgaaataaatttctttaattgaatattttagtaaaattaaaattattatttaatgtgaTAAACATGCTTTAATGccttgaaaatataaaaaggaaaagaaaagaatgggGTGAGAGAGGCTCGAACTCTCGACCTCAGGATTACTCAGAAAGCTATGAGACCTACGCGCTAGCCAACTGCGCCACCACCCCTTCCATTTGCAAAGGGgtatatatgattaatatttttaaaaacgcAGGAGTAAAGGAAAAAACCAAATTCACGTTGCAGTAAATGGATACATCTATATTGCATTTACTATACATGCTGGTTGATTGAGACATTTACACAAGTATTTGTCTTTGAGAAACAACGGCATTGGGGCTGGCATCTGCACTTTGGCAGGTCAATTCCAAGAATTTAAAACCATCTTCATATGAGATCAACACTAGACAGATGGACAGGCAGTAACCAGCAAGACCAACAGAAGCAACAGGTCTGAAATGTTAGTTGTTACCAGCTCTGTCACTGTATCTAGTGCAGTCACTTACCATGCCAATCTCATTTATTCTACGTCCTCCCTTTCTTCCACTTTACCTAAACTTTTCCCTCTGCTCTTCTTTCACCCACCATTCTTTGGTCCCAACAATTTGGCTCGTTTCTTCATAACCCAATCTTCTATACACTACTCAACATTTGGATTATGATTTTGTATATAAGAGCCACGaggttctttttttcttttgaatggCAAATTGTTGTTCTTAATATACTCATTTAACTCCAACCAAAATCCTTTCATCAGTCAAGTCATAATTTCAGGACTTTGCTTTATCCATGTTTCTCAACATGTTCAAGTAGGTAGCCTCAACACAATAATTGGCACGACCGACAATATCATAAttagaactttaatttttagggAGACATAAACTTATTGCTTTTCTTCAACAATCGTAATAACATTTGCTCATaccttttatgtattttttcgaaaaatatataCTCTGGGTTTTGCTTTCATTTGTACCatcacatataatatatataccaaagtGAAGGATATAAACATCTTTCAACATTAATAGCCCTAGACAAAGATAGGTAGGTGCAAGCATTAACAGAGAAACATCTACTTGCATATAAATACAAGATATatgtaaaattcaaaaagaagtCAAATTATGCTCGTATTCaagacataaatttaaaaacaatctGGGTAGTATTGACTACTGTCACAGCCTCCAAGGCCTAGTTAGCTAAGTCATAAATGGAGTACATgcatattttcctttttttatttacaatttccTACATTTAACTTATAAGACCAGACCCTACTTTTCATTTCATCTTTGCTCAGTTAGGTTACCAGTTTCCTTATAACCTTCTTCCTCCACAGTTGTCTTGGTTGTTTAGAAGATGAAGAATGGTAAGATGAGAGGTTTCATGTGCCAATCCGCTGCAGTAAATGCAACTTGCATGGCAGTTGATCCTCGTTCGGCAGTGGTGCCAAGAAAGTTAGCCAGAATCCGTACAGATAATACTAGATTGATCAAGAATTGCAATTACTCTAGGCTCGTCGAGTCTCAAAGATTTGTTAGAGACGACAAGAGATCCATTGTTACTCCCTTGGTCagaaaggaaagaaatcaaGAACAGAAGCCAATGCCCCACTCTAGATCAGTTCAGCTAGCTTCATCAGATCATGTTTTCCAGGTCAGGCTTCGATTATATGCCATTTTTTTGTATGACGTTAAGAACTGACCAATGTGAATCATGTAATAATGTGGGAATGATAAATATATCAACAAAATCAACTGTCCTACTTGGTTATAACTTATAAGGCTAAATAACCATCTTTTACTTGAATATCTCAATGCCCTGTTCTACATTATCAAGCTAAATATCCTACGTTGCGCATGTCCAACATTTTCCATGCTTTTTGTTTCTTAATGTATTTGGAAGATCCTTGAGAGGTCATATCCCCCCGCACTCCTATTCAAATATGTGTTGGGCATGGGTGTCAAGTGAAATAAACATTGGTTTCTATAGTCGTTTCTCTCATAAGCAATTGCAGGTGGTTGTGATGCGAGTCGCTCTGCATTGTCAAGGTTGTGCTGGTAAAGTGAAGAAGCATTTATCCAAAATGGAAGGTATTTTAACGAATCTATGCTACTATTTAAATTTCCCTCAAGTGATTTCAGTTAAATCATGGCATCATAAGACACCCTTTTTTGTTTTCCCTAAAAACTTCACAAAAAAGCTTTTCATAACCCGATCTTGGTGCAAAGCCAGAGCTTGAAGCTAAGCCAAGGCTGAGCCAAGCGGTTGCAAAGTAGGGTAAAGTAGCAGTAAATAGAAAGTGATGGCTTTTATGATTGGTTAAAAAAAGATGGGAGTGTGTGACTGTTTTGGAAAATAGCAGGGGTGACATCATTCAGTATAGAGCTAGAGAGCAAGAGGGTGACGGTGATGGGGCACGTATCGCCAGTGGGAGTCCTGGAGAGCATTTCAAAGGTGAAAAAGGCTGAGTTTTGGCCTTGTTGAACAACTCAAGAGGGGCCGAATTTTACTTGGAAATGCCGAAATGGtttgttcttatttttaaaGGGTGAGAATGTGGGGAAACGTGGCTATGGAGAAGAAATGTAAgatgttgggttttgtttgtttgttttgatgTTTAGAAATTGGTAACAATGTTTAAATTTGAGTGGTCCTCAATGCTGGCTcatccaaaacaaaaaagaggGATATAGATGGAGTAGTTATGGGGACTTTTTGTCTTTTGGAATGGTCTTCGGATGTTTCATAGTgacaattataattataaattaggtatatatgaaaaattatgttaacaTGAAGATCTATATAAAGTTTAATGAACATAAAAGCAGATTCTGGGCATCAAATAACGAAAATAATTGATAACCAAACCAGCTTAAATAATGTGGGTTGTAGAAGAATGAAATCATGCAAGCACTTCGCAGAGGCCATTAGGCTCGCATATCCCGCTCTGGCTTTCTTTTCTGGATTTTGCAGTATTTTCACCGTTGTTACCTATTCGAGCATGTACACCATTAACCATGTTTGGTTAGGTGTAATAACAATGCATTACGGTTCAAATCAATGGGCCCATCACCAAACTATTGCTTGATTCGCTGTAATAGGCTATTACAGTCCTATTCCATACATGCTTATTCaggttaaaaataatgtttatcATTCGGTAGTCTCCCCACAGATTGATAATTCAAGGAATGGGTGAGTAACAAATTAGCTGAAGCTTTCAATTTGACTCTCACCATTATCCTTTCTTTCTCACGTTTGAATCTTCTTATTTTCATGATTCTTCTCCCCAAATTCCCAACTTATCTCTTCTCcacttaatttaaacatttttttaatccCATTTCCTCCCAACTCTATCTGCGTTTTCACTTCTTCTTCAACTATTTTTCCCTTCAATATATtgacaaaattggaaatttctaatagtttaatccattgaaaaaaagaaatgaagcaTTTTTCGGGTCATCTCACAGGACTCAAGATTTGATAAGTTTTAATTCGAACCCAAATTTTTTATAGGCTATGTGtttgttcttaaattttttGACCCATAATAATCATTGATCCCAGTGGAGTTTGTATCATTTATAGtataatgttttttttggtGATAAGAAAACATAACATAGGAATCACATAATCCTAAGCCAAAACCCCTTGAAGGTTGTTCAAACAATTGTAAAACATCCCTATTGCTATGAGCCATTTTCGCAAGATAATCTGCAACTAGATGTAGAATATTATGTTTGGATAATCCGCAAGATAATTTGCAAGTTGATGTATGAACATTTTtagatgtaaaatataattctcaacctatttattatttctaatcttttgctttttagtttaaaagataatcaaaattatttgtttcgctaacgatattttaatacattaaatatgCATTGtcgtttaaaaataataaaataggttatatatcatttttctaatattatatattat harbors:
- the LOC105762717 gene encoding uncharacterized protein LOC105762717 isoform X1 — encoded protein: MKNGKMRGFMCQSAAVNATCMAVDPRSAVVPRKLARIRTDNTRLIKNCNYSRLVESQRFVRDDKRSIVTPLVRKERNQEQKPMPHSRSVQLASSDHVFQVVVMRVALHCQGCAGKVKKHLSKMEAGVTSFSIELESKRVTVMGHVSPVGVLESISKVKKAEFWPC
- the LOC105762717 gene encoding heavy metal-associated isoprenylated plant protein 3 isoform X2 is translated as MKNGKMRGFMCQSAAVNATCMAVDPRSAVVPRKLARIRTDNTRLIKNCNYSRLVESQRFVRDDKRSIVTPLVRKERNQEQKPMPHSRSVQLASSDHVFQVVVMRVALHCQGCAGKVKKHLSKMEGVTSFSIELESKRVTVMGHVSPVGVLESISKVKKAEFWPC